One segment of Pleomorphomonas sp. PLEO DNA contains the following:
- a CDS encoding L,D-transpeptidase, whose amino-acid sequence MRKMLLLAAVATMAASLHTGVARAEEETVRFWDPASSSFQTIVRRPSTRSMESPIKKEMIDYAGPFGGGTIIVNTTERRLYYVFGDGKAMKYGIGVGRPGFTWQGIHHITRKAEWPGWTPPSAMRKRQPKLPYFMPGGPDNPLGARAMYIGSTIYRIHGTAEPWTIGQAVSSGCIRMTNDDVADLYERVGVGTKVVVVR is encoded by the coding sequence ATGAGAAAGATGCTTCTCCTTGCGGCGGTTGCCACGATGGCCGCGTCGCTCCATACGGGCGTCGCCCGTGCCGAAGAGGAAACCGTCCGCTTCTGGGATCCTGCTTCCAGCAGCTTCCAGACGATTGTGCGCCGGCCTTCGACGCGTTCGATGGAAAGCCCGATCAAGAAGGAAATGATCGACTACGCCGGTCCCTTTGGCGGTGGCACGATCATCGTCAACACGACCGAGCGCCGCCTCTACTACGTGTTCGGCGACGGCAAGGCGATGAAGTATGGCATCGGCGTAGGCCGCCCCGGCTTCACGTGGCAAGGTATCCATCACATCACCCGCAAGGCCGAGTGGCCCGGCTGGACGCCACCGTCGGCGATGCGCAAGCGCCAGCCTAAGCTGCCCTACTTCATGCCCGGTGGTCCGGACAATCCGCTCGGCGCCCGCGCCATGTACATCGGTTCGACCATCTACCGCATCCACGGCACGGCTGAGCCCTGGACCATTGGTCAGGCTGTATCATCGGGCTGCATCCGGATGACCAACGACGACGTCGCCGACCTCTACGAACGCGTCGGCGTCGGTACCAAGGTCGTCGTCGTCCGCTGA
- a CDS encoding DUF3126 family protein — protein MTKDDIARIEKFMRKTLQSPAISVRVRPRKTDSAEVYVGEEFIGVVYEDDEDDDKSFNFQMAILAEDLAG, from the coding sequence TTGACCAAAGACGACATCGCCCGCATCGAGAAATTCATGCGCAAGACGCTGCAATCGCCGGCTATCAGCGTGCGAGTGCGCCCGCGCAAGACCGACTCTGCCGAGGTCTACGTTGGTGAAGAGTTCATCGGCGTCGTCTACGAAGACGATGAGGATGACGATAAGTCGTTCAATTTCCAGATGGCGATTCTCGCCGAGGATCTGGCTGGCTGA
- the cysQ gene encoding 3'(2'),5'-bisphosphate nucleotidase CysQ: protein MTIANPGLLDGLITASIEAGRIILDVYARPIDVAFKADASPVTEADGLAEAVLLAALERLAPGVPVVAEESVAAGRVPPAADRFFLVDPLDGTKEFIHRNGEFTVNVALIEHGVPVMGVVHAPAVGRLFAGGSDGAWEMAVDGSVAGERRPIHVRELPTEGATLLLSRSHATAATDAFRPTIAVAERRVIGSSLKFCLIAAGEADIYPRFGPTMEWDTAAGDAVLRAAGGIVALTDGTPFPYGKRDRPGLADFANPSFIAASDLHLVAFSHYLV from the coding sequence ATGACCATCGCCAATCCTGGACTGCTCGACGGCTTGATCACCGCCTCGATCGAGGCCGGCCGTATCATTCTCGACGTCTACGCCCGGCCGATCGACGTTGCTTTCAAGGCCGACGCTTCACCGGTGACGGAAGCTGACGGGCTGGCCGAGGCGGTACTGCTCGCCGCGCTTGAGCGCCTTGCTCCCGGTGTGCCTGTTGTTGCCGAGGAGAGCGTCGCGGCTGGCCGCGTGCCACCCGCCGCGGATCGCTTCTTTCTCGTCGATCCGCTCGATGGCACCAAGGAGTTCATCCATCGCAATGGCGAGTTCACCGTCAACGTTGCGCTCATCGAGCATGGCGTGCCGGTGATGGGGGTGGTTCATGCGCCGGCCGTCGGTCGGCTGTTCGCTGGTGGATCGGATGGGGCTTGGGAGATGGCCGTCGACGGCAGCGTCGCCGGCGAGCGGCGACCGATCCACGTGCGTGAGCTGCCGACGGAGGGGGCAACGCTACTCCTCTCGCGCAGCCATGCCACGGCCGCCACCGATGCATTCCGACCAACCATTGCCGTAGCCGAGCGGCGAGTGATCGGTTCATCGCTGAAATTTTGCCTGATCGCCGCCGGCGAAGCGGATATCTATCCGCGTTTCGGGCCGACCATGGAATGGGACACGGCGGCCGGCGACGCTGTGCTCAGGGCGGCCGGTGGCATCGTGGCATTGACGGACGGCACGCCCTTTCCGTATGGCAAGCGGGACCGGCCCGGCCTTGCCGATTTTGCTAATCCGTCGTTCATTGCCGCATCCGATTTGCACCTTGTCGCGTTTAGCCACTACCTGGTGTGA
- a CDS encoding glutathione S-transferase family protein, whose translation MLTIYGVYKSRASRLYWLAEELGFAFRKEPVIQARKVPNPLAADAPLNTKTPSFLAVNPMGQIPTIDDDGLVLTESLAILLYLAKKHGGPLAPADLAEEGRMLQWLLWGATTVETLTILVTQGDERGDWQIDDGKAKLVSIGEALKRPFAAFEAHLAGTDYAVGDRFTVVDLALAEIIRYGQGHSELFQGFPKVAAWLTRCQARPSFKAMWEKRDAE comes from the coding sequence ATGCTGACCATCTACGGTGTCTACAAATCGCGCGCGTCGCGCCTCTACTGGCTTGCCGAAGAGCTTGGGTTCGCCTTTCGCAAGGAGCCGGTTATCCAGGCCCGCAAGGTACCGAACCCGCTTGCCGCCGACGCGCCGCTTAACACCAAGACGCCGTCCTTCCTCGCCGTCAATCCGATGGGGCAAATTCCCACCATCGACGATGACGGATTGGTGCTGACCGAGTCGCTTGCCATCCTTCTTTATCTCGCCAAGAAGCATGGTGGCCCGCTGGCGCCCGCAGATCTCGCCGAGGAGGGCCGGATGCTGCAATGGCTATTGTGGGGTGCGACGACGGTGGAGACGCTCACCATTCTCGTTACTCAGGGAGACGAGCGCGGTGATTGGCAGATCGATGACGGCAAGGCGAAGCTCGTTTCCATCGGTGAAGCGCTGAAGCGACCGTTCGCCGCCTTCGAGGCTCATCTGGCGGGCACCGACTACGCCGTTGGTGATCGCTTCACGGTCGTCGATCTGGCGCTCGCCGAAATCATCCGTTACGGGCAGGGGCATTCCGAGTTGTTCCAAGGCTTCCCTAAGGTGGCGGCTTGGCTTACGCGTTGCCAGGCGCGGCCGAGCTTCAAGGCGATGTGGGAAAAGCGCGATGCCGAGTGA
- a CDS encoding putative bifunctional diguanylate cyclase/phosphodiesterase, giving the protein MNLLAFLRFRKADILRKAANLLPIFFTAILLVFAENSALEAYRTFQRIEASNASQAIQAGRDIGDQAKLVEMSRRKLGNRLILGFTLDDAHDIRESLRQLLSTIEGARSSFIMPGDAALISQIDSIAELASGLSAAFANVGPEDTAILNALDGDLRRLSEKFRLLQENMSEQGVRYIALQGETLAASYSAMLKLSIALVGAIVSMLALLVLNRRATWQANYRADHDVTTGVLNRRAFERWIEGIHFDPQASKAVMVFDLDNFKEVNDELGHMAGDHVLKAFVGSLVTSFGQDALVVRWGGDEFVVVVSTEGFVEAGAVTLLRASFARLQSIVRFGDTDIDVRCSGGAAVWPSDSRDFHEVLQLADLALYKAKSRGKSRLQFYDTDILNERHKVIALRERLRAALRDGELSLYWQPQVDVEHGYVPSAEALIRWTDRETGRLVPPSEFIPAAETSDLIIEIDNFVIEEAVRTAAKWSTIWQYPPIAAVNVSAMHFQRREFVGQVRDLLRRYNLSPDRLELEITEGVILGNNTEVTRNLKGLEALGVHIALDDFGTGYSNIAYLSQLKPDRLKIDQTFIASLSGSCQMSSLVSAIIGIGKAINCEVVAEGVETAEQLELVQRLGCCLVQGYHFAKPMPDEEFQVWRDANYPDAVAAVRHLRRVGDRLASVIGGDIVRSRDHDVP; this is encoded by the coding sequence ATGAATCTTCTCGCCTTCTTGCGTTTCCGCAAAGCGGACATCTTGCGGAAGGCGGCAAACCTACTGCCGATCTTTTTCACCGCCATCCTGCTTGTTTTCGCCGAGAACTCTGCCCTGGAGGCTTATCGAACCTTCCAGCGCATCGAGGCCTCGAATGCCAGTCAGGCCATCCAGGCCGGCCGTGATATCGGCGATCAAGCCAAGCTTGTGGAGATGTCCCGCCGAAAGCTTGGCAATCGCCTGATCCTTGGCTTCACGCTGGACGACGCCCACGATATTCGCGAGTCTCTTCGCCAACTGCTCTCCACGATCGAAGGAGCCCGCTCGTCGTTCATCATGCCCGGCGACGCTGCGCTGATTTCCCAGATCGATAGCATTGCCGAACTTGCTTCTGGTCTCAGCGCCGCCTTTGCCAACGTTGGCCCCGAGGATACGGCGATCCTCAACGCTCTTGATGGCGATCTCAGACGATTGTCGGAAAAGTTCCGCCTGCTTCAGGAAAACATGTCGGAGCAAGGGGTGCGCTATATCGCCCTGCAAGGCGAAACGCTGGCGGCGAGTTACTCAGCGATGCTGAAGCTCTCCATCGCCTTGGTTGGCGCCATCGTGTCGATGCTGGCGCTTCTGGTCCTCAACCGTCGCGCCACTTGGCAGGCCAATTATCGTGCGGATCACGACGTCACCACTGGCGTGCTGAACCGCCGGGCCTTCGAGCGTTGGATCGAGGGTATCCACTTCGACCCGCAGGCTTCCAAGGCGGTGATGGTGTTCGACCTCGACAATTTCAAAGAGGTCAACGACGAACTGGGCCATATGGCCGGCGATCACGTCCTCAAGGCTTTTGTCGGCAGTCTGGTTACCTCCTTCGGTCAGGATGCCTTGGTGGTGCGCTGGGGCGGTGATGAGTTCGTGGTGGTCGTTTCCACCGAGGGGTTCGTCGAGGCTGGCGCGGTGACGCTGCTACGCGCGTCGTTTGCCCGCCTGCAATCGATCGTGCGCTTCGGCGATACCGACATCGACGTTCGCTGCTCCGGCGGCGCCGCCGTCTGGCCGTCAGACAGTCGGGATTTCCATGAAGTTCTGCAGCTCGCCGATCTCGCGCTCTATAAGGCGAAGTCACGCGGCAAGTCGCGTTTGCAGTTCTACGACACCGACATTCTCAACGAGCGCCATAAGGTTATTGCTCTGCGCGAGCGTCTGAGGGCGGCGCTCCGCGATGGGGAGCTCAGCCTCTATTGGCAGCCGCAGGTCGATGTGGAGCACGGTTATGTTCCCTCGGCGGAGGCCTTGATCCGCTGGACGGACCGTGAAACGGGCCGGCTCGTGCCTCCGAGCGAGTTCATTCCGGCTGCCGAGACATCTGACCTGATCATCGAAATCGACAATTTCGTCATTGAGGAGGCGGTCCGCACCGCGGCGAAATGGTCGACCATCTGGCAATATCCGCCGATTGCCGCGGTCAACGTGTCGGCCATGCATTTCCAGAGGCGCGAATTCGTTGGCCAGGTGCGAGACCTTCTTCGCCGTTACAATCTCAGTCCCGATCGGCTGGAACTTGAAATTACCGAAGGTGTCATTCTCGGCAACAACACCGAGGTCACGCGCAATCTCAAGGGGCTCGAGGCGCTCGGCGTGCATATCGCCCTCGACGACTTCGGAACCGGCTATTCCAACATCGCGTATCTGTCACAGCTGAAACCAGACCGGCTGAAGATCGACCAGACCTTCATCGCCTCGCTGTCGGGTAGCTGCCAGATGTCGTCGCTGGTGTCAGCCATCATTGGCATCGGCAAGGCGATCAACTGCGAGGTGGTTGCCGAGGGGGTCGAGACGGCCGAGCAGCTCGAGTTGGTACAGCGCCTGGGTTGCTGTCTGGTGCAGGGCTATCATTTCGCCAAGCCTATGCCCGACGAGGAATTCCAGGTCTGGCGCGATGCCAACTACCCGGATGCCGTCGCAGCGGTAAGGCATCTCCGCCGGGTCGGTGATCGTCTGGCGAGCGTCATTGGCGGCGATATTGTTCGAAGCCGCGATCACGACGTGCCGTAG
- the cysE gene encoding serine O-acetyltransferase, protein MSSLSLSPQSVSRPLDAIDPVWARVRREAAAVVENEPALGGFMHLTVLDHVRLEDAVIQRVADRLGNTTVLSAMIAQAFREAVADDADIAAAFRSDIVAFEDRDPACDRFIEPLLYFKGYHAIEAHRLAHWLWNRGRRDLALYLQSRSSEVFQVDINPGAHLGRGLFFDHATGIVIGETAVVEDDVSLLQNVTLGGTGKETGDRHPKIRHGVMIGAGSKILGNIEVGCCSRVAAGSVVLKPVPRGMTVAGVPARVIGEAGCSDPSHSMDQRLLDGAEG, encoded by the coding sequence ATGTCCTCGTTGTCCCTTAGCCCTCAATCCGTGAGCCGTCCGCTTGACGCCATCGACCCGGTGTGGGCCCGCGTCCGCCGGGAAGCCGCCGCTGTCGTCGAGAACGAGCCGGCCCTTGGCGGCTTCATGCATCTCACTGTGCTCGACCACGTCAGGCTCGAGGACGCGGTCATCCAACGGGTCGCCGATCGGCTCGGCAACACCACCGTTCTCTCGGCAATGATCGCTCAGGCCTTTCGCGAGGCGGTGGCCGACGATGCCGACATCGCCGCCGCCTTCCGCTCGGACATCGTCGCCTTCGAGGATCGTGACCCGGCCTGCGACCGGTTCATCGAGCCGCTGCTGTACTTCAAGGGATATCACGCCATCGAGGCGCACCGGCTCGCTCACTGGCTCTGGAACCGCGGTCGGCGCGATCTGGCGCTCTATCTGCAAAGCCGGTCGTCGGAGGTGTTCCAAGTCGATATCAATCCTGGCGCACATTTGGGGCGCGGACTGTTCTTCGACCACGCCACCGGTATCGTGATCGGCGAGACCGCCGTGGTGGAAGACGATGTGTCGCTGTTGCAGAATGTGACGCTCGGAGGCACCGGTAAGGAGACCGGCGACCGCCATCCCAAGATCCGCCACGGCGTGATGATCGGCGCCGGGTCGAAGATCCTGGGCAACATCGAGGTGGGGTGCTGCTCACGCGTCGCTGCTGGTTCGGTGGTGCTGAAGCCGGTGCCGCGCGGCATGACAGTGGCCGGCGTGCCGGCACGCGTGATCGGAGAGGCCGGCTGCAGCGATCCATCCCATTCCATGGACCAACGCTTGCTGGACGGAGCGGAAGGCTGA
- a CDS encoding EamA family transporter has product MKSLLQLWQIWALLSAVFAAATALLAKVGVAAISSDLATLIRTVVVLALAALIVAFGDGFRQLSTVPGRAWLFLVLSGFATGASWLCYFRALKLGDAARVAPVDKLSVVFVAIFAVLFLGERLSPQGTAGVALIAVGAMLVAWQ; this is encoded by the coding sequence ATGAAAAGCCTCCTCCAGCTCTGGCAGATATGGGCCCTCCTGTCGGCCGTCTTCGCGGCGGCCACCGCCCTTCTTGCCAAGGTGGGCGTCGCGGCGATCAGTTCAGATCTCGCCACGCTCATTAGGACGGTCGTCGTGCTGGCTCTTGCCGCCCTCATCGTCGCCTTTGGCGACGGTTTCAGACAGCTCTCGACCGTTCCCGGCCGCGCTTGGCTGTTTCTCGTGCTGTCTGGCTTTGCCACCGGCGCGTCCTGGCTCTGTTATTTCCGGGCATTGAAGCTCGGCGACGCGGCGCGTGTCGCACCGGTCGACAAGCTGTCGGTCGTCTTCGTCGCCATCTTCGCCGTGCTCTTCCTCGGTGAACGCCTTTCGCCGCAGGGGACTGCCGGCGTGGCGCTGATCGCCGTCGGAGCCATGCTGGTAGCCTGGCAGTAA
- a CDS encoding LacI family DNA-binding transcriptional regulator: MVTIKEIAKAVGVSSATVSRVLNYDTTLSITEAKRQAIIETAEPLNYQTPRNRPRPHRIPIQSDHAGARIGIVHFLRPDEELADPYYIGVRMGIEARARANRVEVQIIYRSTGLPAAEDLQGAAGIIALGMHTDAEIDWVRQINANLVLADFAPNIDQFDIVACDLSFAIKRLLDHLYAAGYRRFGFLGDDRPSGNVLYPANEERAKTFREWTEKKGLFNPAHYLLAENLRFESGYRLACQLMAEAELPEIVVTSNDNVAIGAYRAIQERGLRIPADIAVASFNDIPAAQFLAPPLTTVRIPAERIGENAFDMLMEQLNGRDYVKRVTIATELIWRDSCRRPDGI, translated from the coding sequence ATGGTCACGATCAAGGAAATCGCCAAGGCGGTCGGAGTTTCCTCAGCTACCGTTTCGCGCGTCCTGAACTACGACACCACGCTATCGATCACCGAGGCGAAGCGGCAGGCCATCATCGAAACCGCCGAGCCCCTCAATTATCAGACACCGCGCAACCGACCGCGCCCGCATCGGATACCCATACAATCCGACCACGCCGGGGCCCGCATCGGCATCGTGCATTTCCTACGCCCTGATGAGGAATTGGCCGATCCCTACTATATCGGCGTTCGCATGGGTATCGAGGCGCGAGCCCGTGCCAACCGCGTCGAGGTACAGATCATCTATCGTTCCACCGGGCTGCCGGCGGCTGAGGATTTGCAAGGAGCGGCCGGTATCATTGCTCTCGGCATGCACACCGACGCCGAGATCGACTGGGTGCGTCAGATCAACGCCAATCTTGTATTGGCCGATTTCGCCCCGAACATCGACCAGTTCGACATCGTCGCCTGTGACCTGTCCTTTGCAATCAAGCGCCTGCTCGACCACCTCTACGCTGCGGGTTATCGCCGTTTCGGCTTTCTTGGCGACGACCGCCCCTCGGGCAACGTGCTCTATCCGGCCAACGAGGAGCGCGCAAAGACCTTCCGGGAATGGACCGAGAAGAAGGGGCTGTTCAACCCCGCCCATTACCTGCTCGCCGAGAATCTCCGCTTCGAAAGCGGCTATCGCCTCGCCTGCCAGCTGATGGCCGAAGCCGAGCTACCGGAGATCGTCGTCACCTCCAACGACAACGTGGCGATCGGCGCCTACCGCGCCATTCAGGAGCGCGGCCTGCGCATTCCCGCCGACATAGCCGTGGCTAGTTTCAACGACATTCCGGCCGCCCAGTTCCTGGCGCCGCCGCTCACCACCGTCCGCATTCCCGCCGAACGCATCGGCGAGAATGCCTTCGATATGCTGATGGAGCAGCTCAACGGCCGCGACTATGTCAAGCGCGTCACCATCGCCACCGAGCTCATCTGGCGCGATAGCTGCCGTCGGCCGGACGGGATCTGA
- a CDS encoding AGE family epimerase/isomerase — protein sequence MSHSEAQRELAAVTEELKSWLMTEALPIWWAFGVDHVNGGFHEVLGLRCEITPAPRRVRVTARQIFTFALAGRLGWTGPWERTVEEGLDYFLEKCVLPNGAVRMVTNADGSPKDDTFCLYDQAFALFAMAAAASVVKDRSAVEAAAVKLRTLLMTDYKNPIAGFEESNPRTLPLKANPHMHMFEACLAWEEVGGDAEWSRLADEIAELCLTKFLDPKEGWLKEFFNADWSVVGGVEGRICEPGHQFEWAWLLTRWGTSRKRPDAVTAARRLCELGEEHGINVPQQVAIMGILDDLSIHDGTARMWSQTERMKGNVALAAVAADEAGRDVHLGKVVTAARALQRYFEVDTPGLWRDRMNPDGSFAIEPAPASTFYHIICAIDEVGKYISSH from the coding sequence GTGAGTCATTCCGAAGCTCAACGAGAGCTTGCCGCCGTTACCGAGGAACTCAAGTCATGGCTGATGACCGAGGCTCTGCCGATCTGGTGGGCGTTCGGCGTCGACCACGTCAACGGGGGCTTTCACGAGGTCCTGGGCCTCAGATGCGAGATTACGCCGGCGCCGCGCCGGGTCCGCGTCACGGCGCGCCAGATCTTCACCTTCGCGCTGGCCGGCCGGCTCGGCTGGACTGGCCCCTGGGAGCGCACGGTGGAGGAGGGGCTCGACTACTTCCTTGAGAAATGCGTGCTGCCGAATGGCGCGGTTCGCATGGTAACCAATGCCGATGGCTCGCCCAAGGACGATACCTTCTGCCTCTACGACCAGGCCTTCGCGCTGTTCGCCATGGCCGCCGCCGCGTCGGTGGTGAAGGATCGCTCGGCGGTCGAGGCGGCGGCGGTGAAGCTCAGAACGCTGCTGATGACGGACTATAAGAATCCGATTGCCGGGTTCGAGGAGTCCAACCCGCGCACGCTGCCGCTCAAGGCCAACCCGCACATGCACATGTTCGAGGCCTGTCTCGCCTGGGAAGAGGTGGGTGGCGACGCAGAGTGGAGCCGGCTTGCCGATGAGATCGCTGAGCTCTGCCTTACCAAGTTCCTCGATCCCAAGGAGGGTTGGCTCAAGGAGTTCTTCAATGCCGACTGGTCGGTGGTGGGGGGCGTCGAGGGGCGCATCTGCGAACCTGGCCACCAGTTCGAATGGGCCTGGCTGCTCACCCGCTGGGGTACGTCGCGCAAGCGCCCCGACGCCGTCACCGCGGCGCGTCGCCTTTGTGAATTGGGCGAGGAGCACGGCATCAACGTGCCGCAGCAGGTGGCGATCATGGGTATTCTCGACGACCTCTCCATCCACGATGGTACGGCCCGCATGTGGTCGCAGACCGAGCGGATGAAGGGTAACGTGGCTCTGGCCGCTGTAGCCGCCGACGAGGCCGGCCGCGACGTCCACTTGGGCAAGGTCGTGACGGCGGCGCGGGCACTGCAGCGCTATTTCGAGGTCGACACGCCCGGCCTTTGGCGCGATCGCATGAACCCCGACGGTTCGTTCGCAATCGAGCCGGCTCCCGCCTCGACCTTCTATCACATCATCTGTGCCATCGATGAGGTTGGGAAATATATCTCAAGCCATTGA
- a CDS encoding AMP-binding protein, giving the protein MGGVADGRLYGQPLAESGLDAAFIERSLFDALVDIAKADPDLPAIEDQNRQPVTRRNLLLAACVLGRRLASFSRKGEQVGLLLPNVNGVAIAFFALLAYGRTPALLNFTAGSHGLGGAIKVGNIRTVITSSAFVKTAKLEPVIDDLKSKVRIVYLEDVRAGLSLFDKIIGVTYARWARVLHSPFRRAPRDISAVLFTSGTEGAPKGVGLTATNFLSNVAQIIALYKFHPDDTMFNALPVFHSYGLTAGLFLPLFGRFKSFLYPSPLHYKIIPGLVRDSGSTVLLSTDTFAAGWARAAEDGDFDKVRLTILGAERVKAQTRALWMDRFGVVLNEGYGATECAPVLSVNYPGSFRDGTVGRLLPGIEARLDPVPGLEVGGRLHVRAPNIMAGYYLADRPGELVRNDPDGWYDTGDIVSIDDDGFVTLLGRAKRFAKVGGEMISLAAVEAFAAALWPHASHAVVAVSDPRKGEALVLVTDAGDATVEALSAYAREHGLPELQVPRKVVKTYALPVLGTGKTDLAAIEQMARS; this is encoded by the coding sequence ATGGGAGGCGTGGCGGACGGTCGCCTTTATGGGCAGCCTTTGGCGGAGTCTGGGCTCGACGCGGCTTTTATCGAGCGGTCGCTGTTCGACGCGCTGGTCGACATTGCCAAGGCCGATCCCGATCTTCCAGCCATTGAGGACCAGAACCGACAGCCGGTCACGCGTCGGAACCTGCTGCTGGCCGCCTGCGTGCTTGGGCGCCGTCTCGCGTCCTTCAGCCGCAAGGGCGAGCAGGTTGGGCTGCTGCTGCCCAACGTCAATGGCGTCGCCATCGCCTTCTTTGCGCTACTTGCCTATGGGCGGACGCCGGCGCTGCTCAACTTCACAGCCGGTAGCCATGGCCTGGGCGGTGCCATCAAGGTCGGCAACATCCGGACGGTGATCACTTCCAGCGCCTTCGTGAAGACAGCCAAGCTCGAGCCGGTCATCGACGACCTCAAGAGCAAGGTGCGCATCGTCTATCTTGAGGATGTGCGAGCCGGTCTCTCGCTGTTCGACAAGATCATCGGCGTCACTTATGCGCGGTGGGCGCGGGTGCTGCACAGCCCCTTTCGCCGGGCGCCACGCGATATCTCCGCCGTGCTATTCACGTCGGGCACCGAGGGGGCTCCGAAGGGCGTGGGGCTTACCGCCACCAACTTCCTCTCCAACGTGGCGCAGATCATCGCGCTCTACAAATTCCACCCTGACGATACGATGTTCAACGCGCTGCCAGTGTTCCATTCCTACGGCTTGACCGCTGGTTTGTTCCTGCCGCTCTTTGGGCGTTTCAAGTCGTTTCTCTATCCGTCGCCCTTGCACTACAAAATCATCCCCGGCCTGGTGCGCGACAGTGGCTCGACGGTGCTGCTGTCCACTGACACCTTCGCCGCCGGCTGGGCGCGGGCGGCCGAGGATGGCGACTTCGACAAGGTGCGCCTAACGATCCTCGGTGCCGAGCGCGTCAAGGCGCAGACGCGAGCGTTGTGGATGGACCGCTTCGGCGTGGTGCTGAACGAAGGCTATGGGGCGACCGAGTGCGCGCCGGTATTGTCGGTCAATTACCCTGGCAGCTTTCGCGACGGCACCGTGGGGCGCCTGCTGCCTGGCATCGAGGCGCGGCTCGATCCAGTGCCAGGCCTGGAGGTCGGTGGTCGTCTGCACGTGCGGGCGCCCAACATCATGGCCGGCTATTACCTTGCCGACCGGCCGGGTGAACTCGTGCGCAATGATCCGGACGGATGGTACGATACCGGCGATATCGTCTCTATCGACGACGATGGCTTCGTTACGCTGCTCGGTCGTGCCAAGCGCTTTGCCAAGGTGGGAGGGGAGATGATCTCGCTCGCCGCCGTCGAGGCCTTCGCGGCTGCTCTCTGGCCGCACGCGTCCCACGCCGTCGTCGCCGTTTCGGATCCGCGCAAGGGTGAAGCTCTGGTTCTGGTGACCGACGCGGGCGATGCCACAGTCGAGGCCCTCAGCGCCTATGCGCGCGAGCATGGCCTGCCGGAGCTTCAGGTGCCGCGAAAGGTCGTCAAAACCTATGCGCTGCCGGTGCTCGGCACGGGCAAAACGGACCTCGCGGCCATCGAACAAATGGCCCGTTCCTGA
- a CDS encoding gamma-butyrobetaine hydroxylase-like domain-containing protein, with protein sequence MAVWPTEIRLSSDKRSLAVSFEDGKSFSIPAELLRVNSPSAEVQGHAPSQRITVPGKKAVTITAVEPVGSYAVRLVFDDGHDSGLYTWTILYETGRDKEALFSAYLAELDAKGLSR encoded by the coding sequence ATGGCCGTCTGGCCCACCGAAATTCGTCTTTCCTCCGACAAGCGTTCGTTGGCCGTGTCGTTTGAGGATGGCAAATCCTTTTCCATTCCCGCCGAGCTTCTCAGGGTCAACTCCCCGTCGGCTGAGGTTCAGGGCCATGCCCCCAGCCAGCGCATCACAGTGCCCGGCAAGAAGGCCGTCACGATCACCGCGGTGGAGCCGGTCGGTTCCTACGCTGTCCGCCTGGTGTTCGACGATGGCCACGACAGTGGCCTTTATACATGGACCATCCTCTACGAGACTGGTCGCGACAAGGAGGCGCTGTTCTCCGCTTACCTCGCCGAACTCGATGCCAAGGGTCTTTCGCGCTGA